Proteins encoded together in one Lathyrus oleraceus cultivar Zhongwan6 chromosome 5, CAAS_Psat_ZW6_1.0, whole genome shotgun sequence window:
- the LOC127082060 gene encoding uncharacterized protein LOC127082060, whose product MAQRNLIVSIHSEGSLFTDSSEGFSFCNTNVTMFKIHINSDYHHLKDRIEKKLQRYVEDIIYRQPLFKGDDNTVFHIMTPIKTDEDVRSMFQCHVTLSQLPNIEIYVRLVDNLEEQPSDNVEEQPSHNENHCYPTQFVQSHDYGMSQAIDEEPTQNNEPFIPNEEVGENSEDDLEEVRFEDLFGVSGDDGNEEILDTSAVALRAQPISLYNPHAHMQNISLDDAEPISVFGSFIPTHNFDEIEEGIEYEDKEECLLALQQWHIKRSLDFSVVKSDSVRFVIKCRNSTCNFKCRVSLRKGNSRWRVGKSSGPHTCTTTSMSQDHTKLSSEMISKSIMELVNRDTSLKVKVIIAHVVERYRYIISYKKAWIAKCKAIESLYGNWETSYNDLPQWILVMKTYLPGTIIELQTLPVISNDGSYLGDQRIFHRLFWAFRPCIRGFTYCKPIVQVDGTWLYGKYRGTLLMAVAQDGNGNIFPIAFALVESETKEA is encoded by the coding sequence ATGGCTCAAAGAAATTTAATTGTTTCTATCCATTCCGAAGGATCACTTTTCACAGATTCAAGTGAGGGATTCTCATTTTGTAATACGAATGTAACTATGTTCAAAATCCACATCAACTCTGACTATCATCATTTAAAAGACCGTATTGAAAAGAAGTTGCAACGTTATGTTGAAGACATCATTTATCGTCAACCATTATTTAAGGGAGATGATAATACCGTCTTTCACATAATGACACCGATTAAGACCGACGAAGATGTCAGGTCGATGTTTCAATGTCATGTAACATTATCTCAATTACCCAACATTGAGATATATGTTCGTCTAGTCGATAATCTTGAAGAACAACCGAGTGACAATGTTGAGGAACAACCGTCTCACAACGAAAATCACTGTTATCCAACGCAATTTGTACAGTCACACGATTATGGAATGAGTCAAGCCATTGACGAAGAGCCGACTCAAAATAATGAACCTTTCATACCAAATGAAGAGGTGGGCGAGAATAGTGAGGATGATCTTGAGGAGGTTCGATTTGAAGATCTTTTTGGTGTTAGCGGTGACGATGGCAATGAGGAAATATTAGACACATCGGCTGTTGCACTAAGAGCGCAACCAATTAGTTTGTACAACCCACATGCGCACATGCAAAATATAAGTTTGGATGATGCCGAACCAATCTCCGTTTTCGGCAGTTTCATACCAACTCACAACTTTGACGAAATAGAGGAGGGCATAGAGTATGAAGATAAGGAAGAGTGTCTTCTGGCGTTGCAACAATGGCATATAAAACGTAGTCTAGATTTTTCTGTGGTTAAATCTGACAGTGTACGTTTTGTCATCAAATGTAGAAATTCAACATGCAATTTCAAATGCAGGGTCTCTTTGCGCAAGGGCAACTCAAGGTGGAGAGTTGGTAAGTCTAGTGGGCCTCATACGTGCACAACCACTTCCATGTCACAAGACCATACAAAACTCAGTTCAGAAATGATTAGCAAGAGCATAATGGAGCTTGTAAATCGGGACACTTCTCTTAAGGTGAAGGTTATCATTGCTCATGTTGTTGAGAGATACCGGTATATCATATCATACAAAAAGGCATGGATTGCAAAGTGTAAGGCGATTGAGTCGCTCTATGGAAATTGGGAGACATCTTACAATGATCTTCCGCAGTGGATACTGGTAATGAAAACATATCTGCCAGGTACCATTATAGAATTACAAACCCTACCTGTGATTTCAAATGATGGTTCATACTTGGGTGACCAAAGGATATTTCATCGTCTGTTTTGGGCGTTTAGACCATGTATACGTGGCTTCACGTATTGTAAACCAATTGTGCAGGTTGATGGAACTTGGTTGTATGGCAAGTACAGAGGGACTCTGCTGATGGCTGTGGCACAGGATGGGAACGGGAACATATTTCCGATAGCGTTCGCATTGGTTGAAAGTGAGACAAAGGAAGCCTGA